A genomic region of Caulobacter sp. NIBR2454 contains the following coding sequences:
- the pyrH gene encoding UMP kinase, which yields MTLPTPRYRKILLKVSGEVLMGDSPYGIDTDTVEAVAQDIAEIVGHGIELSLVIGGGNIFRGLAGAAKGMERASADYMGMLATVMNALAMQDALERVGVQTRVQSAIPMDTICEPYIRRRAQRHLEKGRVVIFAAGVGAPFFTTDTGAALRAAEMGVDALFKGTSVDGVYTADPKKDPTAKRYDRLSHQEVLAKDLRVMDASAISLMRDSAIPIVVFSIKGRGNLLSVLTGDGVHTTIA from the coding sequence ATGACCCTTCCGACGCCGCGATATCGCAAGATCCTCCTGAAGGTCTCCGGTGAAGTGCTGATGGGCGACAGCCCGTACGGCATAGACACCGACACGGTCGAAGCGGTCGCCCAGGACATCGCCGAGATCGTCGGCCACGGCATCGAGCTGAGCCTGGTGATCGGCGGCGGCAATATCTTCCGCGGCCTGGCTGGCGCGGCCAAGGGCATGGAGCGCGCGAGCGCCGACTACATGGGCATGCTGGCCACCGTCATGAACGCCCTGGCCATGCAGGATGCGCTGGAGCGCGTCGGCGTCCAGACCCGCGTGCAGTCGGCCATTCCCATGGACACCATCTGCGAGCCCTACATCCGTCGTCGCGCCCAGCGGCACCTGGAAAAGGGCCGTGTCGTGATCTTCGCCGCGGGCGTCGGCGCGCCGTTCTTCACGACCGACACCGGCGCCGCCCTTCGCGCGGCGGAAATGGGCGTCGACGCCCTGTTCAAGGGCACCAGCGTGGACGGCGTCTATACCGCCGACCCCAAGAAGGACCCGACGGCCAAGCGCTACGACCGCCTGAGCCACCAAGAGGTGCTGGCCAAGGATCTTCGCGTCATGGACGCCTCGGCGATCAGCCTGATGCGCGACAGCGCCATTCCGATCGTCGTCTTCTCCATCAAGGGGCGCGGCAATCTGCTCAGCGTCCTGACCGGCGATGGCGTGCATACGACTATCGCCTGA
- a CDS encoding GFA family protein: MSDMQTYEGGCQCGAVRYKATASLDQLIECNCSRCGKIGSVLTFTTPDNFELLAGEDAQTKYHFNSGSIDHLFCATCGVESFARGRTPDGKSMIALNVRCFDGVEAKDLKPTLVDGRNF, from the coding sequence ATGAGCGACATGCAGACCTATGAGGGCGGCTGCCAGTGCGGGGCGGTGCGCTACAAGGCGACGGCGAGCCTGGATCAGTTGATCGAATGCAACTGCTCGCGCTGCGGAAAGATCGGGTCGGTCCTGACCTTCACCACGCCTGACAATTTCGAACTGCTGGCGGGCGAGGACGCCCAGACCAAGTATCATTTCAACAGTGGCTCCATCGACCATCTGTTCTGCGCAACCTGCGGCGTGGAATCATTCGCCCGGGGGCGGACGCCAGACGGTAAGTCGATGATCGCCCTGAATGTCCGTTGCTTCGACGGCGTCGAAGCCAAGGATCTCAAGCCGACCCTGGTGGACGGCAGGAACTTCTAG
- a CDS encoding phosphatidate cytidylyltransferase, with translation MTSSPQARRFDWSNLGVRAISATVLIPAVVAAVWLGGWPFVIMLTLAVGLLAREWGFMTAPKSPYLLMVIIGLAVMFGVVVAQFGHYRLAWLAAVLGAIAAGMAARGAVERRADAAYGVVYLAPAFIALVWLRAMDHGIGWTLMVFIVAWSADIFAFLAGNAFKGPKLWPRISPNKTWSGFFGGLAAAIVAGILVNIVARLGMTWPLAALAGFAGGLATMAGDLWESFLKRRFGVKDSGDLIPGHGGLLDRVDGLLFAVVAVAAIRLIVHYGWAF, from the coding sequence ATGACGTCCTCGCCGCAGGCTAGACGCTTCGATTGGAGCAATCTTGGCGTTCGCGCCATCTCGGCCACGGTTCTCATCCCCGCGGTCGTCGCCGCTGTGTGGCTGGGCGGCTGGCCCTTCGTGATCATGCTGACCCTCGCCGTGGGCCTGCTGGCCCGCGAGTGGGGCTTCATGACGGCTCCCAAGTCGCCTTACCTGTTGATGGTGATCATCGGCCTCGCCGTGATGTTCGGCGTGGTTGTCGCTCAGTTCGGTCATTATCGTCTGGCCTGGCTCGCCGCCGTTCTGGGCGCCATCGCCGCGGGCATGGCCGCGCGCGGCGCTGTGGAGCGACGGGCGGACGCCGCCTATGGTGTAGTCTATCTTGCCCCGGCCTTCATCGCCCTGGTCTGGCTGCGCGCCATGGACCACGGGATTGGCTGGACGCTGATGGTGTTCATTGTCGCCTGGTCGGCTGACATCTTCGCGTTCCTGGCCGGAAATGCGTTCAAGGGGCCCAAGCTGTGGCCGCGCATCTCGCCCAACAAGACCTGGTCAGGCTTCTTCGGCGGACTCGCCGCCGCCATCGTGGCCGGCATTCTGGTCAATATCGTCGCGCGCCTGGGGATGACCTGGCCCCTGGCGGCCCTGGCCGGCTTTGCGGGCGGGCTCGCGACCATGGCCGGAGACCTTTGGGAATCCTTCCTCAAGCGCCGGTTTGGCGTAAAGGACTCCGGCGACCTGATCCCTGGACATGGCGGTTTGCTGGACCGGGTGGACGGCCTGCTCTTCGCCGTGGTCGCCGTGGCGGCCATCCGCCTGATCGTCCACTACGGATGGGCCTTTTGA
- a CDS encoding M50 family metallopeptidase: MLGFAQTALTYIIPFLFVLTLVVTVHELGHFLVAKWFGVAIDRFAIGFGKPIFQRVDRSGVEWRIGWIPLGGYVRFSGDDNAASVPDQDDLDHLRTAIVRHEGPQALGKYYHFKPLWQRACIAAAGPMANFLLAIFLFALLLGTVGEVTHPAKVTGVAPGGAAAAAGFLPGDVVTKTDGRTIRSFEDLERYVIVRANVPIQFEIERGGRTIDLTAKPALVRDVDPTGGTQEVGRLGISSQVTAADVVRTRYNPAEAVVVGARKTWEVLDTTVYYLGRLVTGQVSAEQLGGPIRIAQASGAVAQAGAEGAPDFGFMLLGAFVSLLGLAAVLSVSIGFMNLLPIPVLDGGHLLFYAYEAVARRPLGAKVQAAGYRVGLALLLGFMLFATWNDLQRLRVFHFLGGLLS, from the coding sequence ATGCTCGGCTTCGCACAGACTGCGCTGACTTACATCATTCCGTTCCTGTTCGTGCTGACCCTGGTGGTCACCGTGCATGAGCTGGGTCACTTCCTGGTGGCCAAGTGGTTCGGTGTCGCCATCGACCGCTTCGCCATCGGCTTCGGTAAGCCGATCTTCCAGCGTGTGGATCGTTCTGGCGTCGAGTGGCGCATTGGCTGGATTCCGCTCGGCGGCTATGTGCGCTTCTCGGGCGACGACAACGCGGCCAGCGTGCCGGATCAGGACGACCTGGATCACCTGCGCACCGCCATCGTCCGTCACGAAGGGCCGCAAGCCCTTGGAAAATATTATCATTTCAAGCCGCTCTGGCAGCGCGCCTGCATCGCGGCGGCGGGCCCGATGGCCAATTTCCTGCTGGCCATCTTCCTGTTCGCCCTCCTGCTGGGCACGGTCGGCGAGGTCACGCATCCCGCCAAGGTCACGGGCGTGGCCCCTGGCGGCGCGGCTGCCGCCGCGGGTTTCCTGCCCGGCGACGTGGTCACCAAGACCGACGGCCGCACGATCCGCAGCTTCGAGGACCTGGAGCGGTACGTCATCGTCCGAGCCAACGTGCCGATCCAGTTCGAGATCGAACGGGGCGGCCGCACCATCGACCTGACAGCCAAGCCGGCTCTGGTTCGCGATGTCGACCCGACCGGCGGCACCCAGGAAGTCGGCCGTCTTGGCATCAGCAGCCAGGTGACCGCCGCCGACGTGGTGCGCACGCGCTACAATCCGGCTGAGGCCGTTGTGGTGGGCGCACGCAAGACCTGGGAGGTGCTGGACACCACCGTCTACTATCTGGGTCGTCTGGTTACGGGCCAGGTTTCAGCCGAGCAGCTGGGCGGCCCCATCCGCATCGCCCAGGCTTCGGGCGCGGTGGCGCAGGCCGGCGCCGAGGGCGCGCCCGATTTCGGCTTCATGCTGCTGGGCGCTTTCGTGTCGCTTCTGGGTCTGGCGGCGGTGCTGTCGGTGAGCATCGGGTTCATGAACCTGCTGCCGATTCCCGTTCTCGATGGCGGCCATCTGCTGTTCTACGCCTATGAGGCGGTCGCCCGACGTCCCTTGGGGGCCAAGGTGCAGGCGGCCGGTTATCGCGTAGGCCTTGCGCTGCTGCTCGGATTCATGTTGTTCGCGACGTGGAACGATTTGCAGCGCTTGCGAGTGTTCCACTTCCTCGGCGGCTTGCTCTCCTGA
- the frr gene encoding ribosome recycling factor produces the protein MAAAEKPVLSKYKDRMDKAVGQLKEEFASLRTGRATAGLLDQVMVEAYGSMTPLNQVANVTVPEPRSLSVSVWDRGMVVSVEKAIRSSGLGFNPVVDGQNLRIPIPPLTEERRKDLAKMAGKYAEQQKIAVRNVRRDANDDLKKAEKDAVISQDELKRMETEIQKFTDESVKRIDETLKTKEQEIMQV, from the coding sequence ATGGCCGCAGCCGAAAAGCCCGTTCTGTCGAAGTACAAGGACCGCATGGACAAAGCGGTCGGCCAACTCAAGGAAGAGTTCGCTTCCCTGCGCACCGGCCGCGCCACGGCCGGCCTGCTGGACCAGGTGATGGTCGAAGCCTACGGCTCGATGACCCCGCTGAACCAGGTGGCCAACGTCACGGTGCCCGAGCCGCGCTCGCTCAGCGTCAGCGTCTGGGACCGCGGCATGGTGGTTTCGGTCGAGAAAGCTATTCGCTCGTCGGGTCTGGGCTTCAACCCCGTGGTCGATGGCCAGAACCTGCGCATTCCGATCCCGCCGCTGACCGAGGAACGCCGCAAGGACCTGGCCAAGATGGCCGGCAAGTACGCCGAACAGCAGAAGATCGCCGTCCGCAACGTACGCCGCGACGCCAATGACGACCTGAAGAAGGCCGAGAAGGACGCGGTCATCAGCCAGGACGAACTGAAGCGCATGGAGACCGAGATCCAGAAGTTCACCGACGAGTCGGTGAAGCGGATCGACGAGACCTTGAAAACCAAAGAACAAGAGATCATGCAGGTTTGA
- the tsf gene encoding translation elongation factor Ts, producing the protein MAEITAALVKELREKSGVGMMDCKKALTENNGDIDASIDWLRAKGLSKAAKKADRAAAEGLVAIAAKENGAGETATVVEVNAETDFVARNDLFQGAARQIATAALGTDGSIDAITSAKLAGGETVQDHLTNLIATIGENMMVRRAALFSVENGVVASYIHNAVAPDLGRIGVLVALDSTAGDKAALRELGRKIAMHVAATAPLSLSPEDLDPAAIEREKAVFTEQALESGKPAGVVEKMIEGRIRKFLEEVVLVKQAFVMNPDQTIEQLLAETGKTLGAPVSIKAFTRLALGEGVEKKTEDFAAEVAAVSGQG; encoded by the coding sequence ATGGCTGAGATCACCGCCGCGCTCGTCAAGGAGCTGCGCGAAAAGTCCGGCGTCGGCATGATGGACTGCAAGAAGGCGCTGACGGAAAACAACGGCGACATCGACGCGTCCATCGACTGGCTGCGCGCCAAGGGCCTGTCCAAGGCCGCCAAGAAGGCCGACCGCGCCGCCGCTGAAGGTCTGGTCGCCATCGCCGCCAAGGAAAATGGCGCTGGTGAGACCGCGACCGTCGTCGAAGTGAACGCCGAGACCGACTTCGTCGCCCGCAACGACCTGTTCCAGGGCGCTGCTCGCCAGATCGCTACGGCGGCCCTGGGCACCGACGGCTCGATCGACGCCATCACCAGCGCCAAGCTGGCTGGCGGCGAGACGGTTCAGGACCACCTGACCAACCTGATCGCCACGATCGGCGAAAACATGATGGTGCGCCGCGCCGCCCTGTTCTCGGTCGAGAACGGCGTCGTCGCCTCGTACATCCACAACGCTGTCGCGCCGGACCTCGGCCGTATCGGCGTGCTGGTCGCCCTGGACTCGACGGCTGGCGACAAGGCCGCCCTGCGTGAACTGGGCCGCAAGATCGCCATGCACGTGGCCGCCACCGCCCCGCTGTCGCTGTCGCCGGAAGACCTCGACCCGGCCGCCATCGAGCGTGAAAAGGCCGTCTTCACCGAGCAGGCGCTGGAATCGGGCAAGCCCGCCGGCGTCGTCGAGAAGATGATCGAAGGCCGTATCCGCAAGTTCCTGGAAGAAGTCGTGCTCGTGAAGCAGGCCTTCGTCATGAACCCGGATCAGACCATCGAGCAGCTGCTGGCCGAAACCGGCAAGACGCTCGGCGCTCCGGTGTCGATCAAGGCCTTCACCCGTCTCGCCCTGGGCGAAGGCGTGGAAAAGAAGACCGAGGACTTCGCCGCGGAAGTGGCGGCCGTCAGCGGCCAGGGCTAA
- the dxr gene encoding 1-deoxy-D-xylulose-5-phosphate reductoisomerase, with the protein MGLLSTPRKVVVLGSTGSVGVSTLDLLDKSGAQVEILALTAGGNVEKLAQQALRWRPQLAVIADEACLPLLRERLAGSGIASAAGRQAVIDAAGMGADWVMSAIVGSAGLAPTWAAAKSGAVVALANKESLVCVGPALLETAKAAGGVVIPVDSEHSAIFQVLQPACADKVSRLILTASGGPFRSASLAVMRAATPAQAVAHPNWSMGAKISIDSATMMNKGLEMIEASYLFAMPPERIDVLIHPQSVIHSMVEYADGSTLAQMGVPDMRPPIACAFAWPDRLDWPAPKLDLAKLGQLTFEAPDEARFPALAIARQALRAGQGATTAMNAANEAAVAAFLDHRIGFLDIAAAVTETVERLDRDGELIAGASSDVLENAMTIDRRARQRASEVIDHLRVLADG; encoded by the coding sequence ATGGGCCTTTTGAGCACGCCCCGCAAAGTGGTGGTGCTTGGCTCCACCGGTTCGGTGGGGGTCTCCACCCTGGATCTTCTCGACAAGTCGGGGGCGCAGGTCGAGATCCTGGCCCTGACGGCCGGCGGCAATGTCGAAAAGCTGGCGCAGCAGGCTCTGCGCTGGCGGCCTCAACTGGCGGTGATCGCTGACGAGGCGTGCCTGCCCTTGCTACGCGAGCGTCTGGCGGGTTCTGGAATCGCGTCCGCGGCGGGGCGTCAGGCGGTGATTGACGCGGCCGGAATGGGCGCCGACTGGGTGATGTCGGCCATCGTCGGATCGGCCGGCCTGGCGCCGACCTGGGCGGCGGCGAAGTCGGGGGCCGTCGTGGCCCTGGCCAACAAGGAAAGCCTGGTCTGCGTCGGCCCGGCGCTTCTGGAGACCGCCAAGGCGGCTGGCGGCGTGGTGATTCCGGTCGATTCCGAGCATTCAGCCATCTTCCAGGTGCTGCAGCCGGCCTGTGCGGACAAGGTTTCGCGCCTGATCCTAACGGCCTCCGGCGGGCCTTTCCGCAGCGCCAGTCTGGCGGTCATGCGGGCGGCGACGCCAGCCCAGGCGGTCGCTCATCCAAATTGGTCGATGGGCGCCAAGATTTCGATCGATTCAGCGACCATGATGAACAAAGGCCTCGAAATGATCGAGGCGTCGTACCTGTTCGCCATGCCGCCGGAGCGGATCGACGTCTTGATACATCCACAGTCCGTGATCCACAGCATGGTCGAATATGCCGACGGCTCGACCCTGGCGCAGATGGGCGTGCCCGACATGCGGCCGCCGATCGCCTGCGCCTTCGCCTGGCCGGACCGATTGGACTGGCCGGCTCCCAAGCTGGATTTGGCCAAACTAGGGCAACTGACCTTCGAGGCTCCGGACGAGGCGCGTTTTCCCGCCTTGGCCATCGCGCGCCAGGCGCTGCGGGCGGGGCAGGGGGCCACGACAGCCATGAATGCGGCCAACGAGGCCGCCGTCGCCGCTTTCCTTGACCACAGGATCGGGTTTCTCGATATTGCCGCCGCCGTGACCGAGACCGTCGAACGTCTCGATCGCGACGGGGAATTGATCGCGGGGGCGAGCAGCGACGTGCTGGAGAACGCGATGACGATCGACCGACGCGCGCGCCAAAGGGCGAGTGAGGTCATCGACCATCTGCGCGTCCTGGCGGACGGTTAG
- the uppS gene encoding polyprenyl diphosphate synthase: MTPMSGQQSDARPAEAGAAPLHVAIIMDGNGRWAKSRGLPRTFGHREGVKALKRTVEGAAALGVGRLTVFGFSTENWRRPAAEVSELMGLLKSYVSSDLDRLAKEGVRITILGRREGLSPDVREVIERAERRTADNTAFHLQVAFNYGGQADIVDAARKFAQAVADGLAKASDLDEALFERSLSTADAPPPDLIVRTSGEQRLSNFLLWESAYAELIFQDVLWPDYGPDHLKAAIAEFSTRERRYGGAMVDDVLAAG; this comes from the coding sequence ATGACGCCGATGTCCGGCCAGCAGAGCGATGCGCGACCGGCGGAAGCCGGGGCCGCGCCCCTGCACGTGGCCATCATCATGGATGGGAATGGCCGCTGGGCGAAAAGCCGCGGCCTGCCGCGCACCTTCGGTCACCGCGAGGGGGTGAAGGCTCTTAAGCGCACCGTCGAGGGCGCCGCCGCCCTTGGCGTCGGCCGCCTGACCGTCTTTGGCTTTTCCACCGAGAACTGGCGCCGCCCGGCGGCGGAAGTCTCCGAGTTGATGGGCTTGCTGAAAAGCTACGTCTCCAGCGACCTGGACCGGCTGGCCAAGGAGGGGGTTCGCATCACCATCCTGGGGCGTCGCGAAGGCTTGTCGCCCGACGTGCGTGAAGTGATCGAACGGGCCGAACGCCGCACCGCCGACAACACCGCCTTTCACCTGCAGGTGGCGTTCAACTATGGCGGCCAGGCCGACATCGTCGACGCCGCCCGCAAGTTCGCCCAGGCCGTGGCCGATGGTCTGGCCAAGGCTTCCGATCTGGACGAGGCGCTGTTCGAGCGCTCGCTGTCCACCGCCGACGCCCCGCCGCCGGACCTTATCGTGCGCACCAGCGGTGAGCAGAGGCTGTCCAATTTCCTGCTTTGGGAAAGCGCTTACGCCGAGCTGATCTTCCAGGACGTCCTGTGGCCCGACTACGGCCCGGACCACCTGAAGGCCGCGATCGCGGAGTTCTCCACCCGCGAGCGCCGATACGGCGGAGCCATGGTCGATGACGTCCTCGCCGCAGGCTAG
- the rpsB gene encoding 30S ribosomal protein S2 — MALPEFSMRSLLEAGAHFGHQTHRWNPKMDRYIFGSRSNIHIIDLSQSIPLLHQALVKVREVAASGGRVLFVGTKRQASDPVATAAKRCAQYYVNHRWLGGTLTNWRTVSGSIARLRELEGMLDTPGSRSKKELLQLTRERDKLELSLGGIKDMGGIPDIMFVIDTNKEAIAILEARKLNIPVVAILDTNCDPDGITYPIPGNDDAARALQLYCDLIADAVLDGLAAGQAASGVDLGASVAPVEPALARELTPEAPAAAAVEAPAAAQEATAEANEAVAEEPAAS; from the coding sequence ATGGCGCTTCCCGAATTCTCTATGCGTTCGCTGCTCGAAGCTGGCGCGCACTTCGGTCACCAGACCCACCGCTGGAACCCGAAGATGGACCGCTACATCTTCGGCTCGCGGTCGAACATCCACATCATCGACCTGTCGCAATCGATCCCGCTGCTTCACCAGGCTCTGGTGAAGGTGCGTGAAGTCGCCGCCTCGGGCGGCCGCGTGCTGTTCGTCGGCACCAAGCGTCAGGCCTCCGATCCGGTCGCCACGGCGGCCAAGCGCTGCGCTCAGTACTACGTCAACCACCGCTGGCTCGGCGGCACCCTGACGAACTGGCGCACCGTCTCCGGTTCGATCGCGCGTCTGCGCGAACTCGAAGGCATGCTCGACACCCCGGGCAGCCGTTCGAAGAAGGAACTGCTGCAGCTGACGCGCGAACGCGACAAGCTGGAGCTGTCGCTGGGCGGCATCAAGGACATGGGCGGCATTCCCGACATCATGTTCGTGATCGACACCAACAAGGAAGCCATCGCGATCCTTGAAGCCCGCAAGCTGAACATCCCGGTCGTCGCCATCCTCGACACCAACTGCGACCCGGACGGCATCACCTACCCGATCCCGGGCAACGATGACGCCGCCCGCGCTCTGCAGCTGTACTGCGACCTGATCGCCGACGCCGTTCTGGACGGCCTGGCCGCTGGCCAAGCCGCTTCGGGCGTCGATCTGGGCGCCTCGGTGGCTCCGGTTGAGCCGGCCCTGGCCCGCGAACTGACCCCGGAAGCTCCGGCCGCCGCCGCGGTTGAGGCTCCGGCCGCTGCTCAAGAAGCGACCGCTGAAGCGAACGAAGCCGTCGCTGAAGAGCCGGCCGCCAGCTAA